The genomic region CCCAAATGGAGACATTTTAAGCTCAAAGCTTGGCTGTAGTCTGTCATATACATGGAGGAGCATTTTTAATGGCCTAGAGGTGATCCGGAAGGGTACCTGATGAAGGGTTGGCAATGGAAGGCTCATTCATATTTGGGAGGATAAGTGGCTCCCCACCCCAACAACCTATAAGGTAATTTCTCCTCCTCGGCCTTTTGATGACTATCCTATGGTTTCGGCCTTTATTGATGAGGATTCTAGAAGATGGAAGGTTGATACGTTAAAGTCTTTATTCCTTCCTTTTGAGGTCGAAACAATCCTCAATATTCCGTTGAGCTATAATCTTCCTGAGGATAAAATAATTTGGGTGGGAAACAAAAAGGGAGAATTTTCTGTAAAAAGTGCGTATTATGTTGCCCTTATTGTAATAAATCCATCCGAAAAGGGTGAGTGCTCTCATGGTGACCCTAGAACTCCCCTTTGGAAGCGGATTTGGTAGTTAAAAATTCCCCCAAAAATTAGAACCTTCACCTGGAAAGCTTGTGCTAATGCCCTGCCAACTATGTTAAATTTAAGGAGAAAAGGGGTGAATACGGATGGAATGTGCCTTGTGTGTGGTTTGGAGGCTGAATCTATTGGCCATGCTCTCTTTTATTACAGTGTTGTGAAGGGAATATGGAACCAGTGGAAGGAGTGTCAAACTATCGTTGGAGCTGAAATGTTGGATTTCCCTGATATGGctttaaaaatgctaaatgttGGCACCCCTAGAGATATGGAGTTGTTGTTTGTGGTAGCTTGGGTTGTCTAACATAATAGAAATCTGAGGGTGTTCGAATCGGTCAGCCAGGGGGCTAAGTAAGTCTGGAATCTTGCAACTAGTATGCTTGAAGACTTTAAGGAAGCTGCAAAGTTTAGTTGGTTAGGGTCTTCGTCATGTGAGATTAGTTGGAAAAAGCCTCCAGCTGGGATGTTCAAAATCAATTCTGATTGGGCCACTGTAGATGATGGGAGGCGGTCGAGTATAGGGGTGATTATAAGAGACTATAGGGGAGTAACTGTTGCTGCACTTTGTCGTGTTCTCCCAGGGAGATTTACTGTGGAAGAGACCGAAGCTCTAGCAATTGAGGCAGGGATTCTTCTTGCAAAGGAGTTGGACCTTCaacagattattattgaatcaGATTCACTATCAGTGGTTAATAGCATTTGGTCCAAGGATTCTAGTGGAGGTTTCAGCCACATTGTCAATGGTATTTTGAGTTCCCTTGATGAGTTTAGCAGTTGGCAGATATGGCACCTGAAAAGGGACTTCAACAAGGTTGCACATGAGCTGGCCAGGTTTGCTAGAAGTGATAATGTTAACCAGGTGTGGAGGGGCGTGTCTCCCCCTATCATGAGAAATTTGATACATTTAGACTGCTTGTAGCTGGGTTGCTTTCTGTGCATTGTTGTAGTTCAATTGCTGGTTTTAATGgaatttctcttttaaaaataaaaaaaaagcaacgaCCAATACTCCTTAGTTGTTCGTAATGAAAGTGGTTTATGTAGCAGTTTCCtatgattcttttttt from Castanea sativa cultivar Marrone di Chiusa Pesio chromosome 11, ASM4071231v1 harbors:
- the LOC142616661 gene encoding uncharacterized protein LOC142616661, with the protein product MLEDFKEAAKFSWLGSSSCEISWKKPPAGMFKINSDWATVDDGRRSSIGVIIRDYRGVTVAALCRVLPGRFTVEETEALAIEAGILLAKELDLQQIIIESDSLSVVNSIWSKDSSGGFSHIVNGILSSLDEFSSWQIWHLKRDFNKVAHELARFARSDNVNQFNCWF